ATCCGCAGTATAATCTTCCAAACCGATTGCCAGGGAAACTACATTTTCTGCTGCAGATGCGATTTCAAACGCTTTGATAATTCCCAATGCACTTTCAATGATTGGCATCAAGTAGATTTTTGTGTCGGAAATTTTCTGTTCTGAAATTTCTTCAATTTTTTGATTCACTTGTTGGATTTGTTCTGCACTTTCGCATTTCGGGACTAAAATTAAATTCACATTATGAGGAATGATATAATCCAGATCATCGAGACCTCTTGGAATTTGATTGATACGAACCATTCTTTCCGCACCATAAAAATCCACTGACCGGAGAGCATTCCGAACCAGAATCGCGGCTTCAAACTTTTTAGCTGGAGCAACTGAATCTTCCAGATCGAGAATAATTCCATCAGGACTGTGAATTCCAGCGTTTAGAGCCAGTTTGGGAGTATTTCCGGGAAGGTAAAGACGAGAACGACGGTAAGTATCCTTTTCTGTTCTGTAATCATTTTGCGGGAGCATTTCCAATAAAAATTCTTTATCAGTTTCGATGCTCTTTTTAATTGCAGCTTCGATTCTGGCTGCTAAAATGTAATTCAAAGCTCCGCTATCTTCGATTTTGATTTTGCAGTTCTTGATTCCGAAAAATTCAAGCTCTTCCTTACATAATTTCAGGATGGAATCTCCAAATAAAGTTTGAACTTTGCTGATCAATTCTATATTGATTCCTCCGGATTGTGTTATTTCCAATGTAACAAAGCAATCAGAACGGATTCCTTTGCCTTTGTTTCCGGCTGTAACGATCATTTATTCTCCTTTTTCCACAGACTTTCACAGACTGACACTGACTTCTTGTCCGCTGATCTTCGCGGATGAACACAGATTATGAACCTTGAAAAGATTTATAAGCGAAACTTTTCCTGCTAAATCTTTTCAACGGTTTCGTGTTACTTGATTGGATAATCCTTAAGAAGGTTGGATTGTAAAAAATCCTCTGCGGGTAACCTTCTCAATGTTTTTTCCCAATTCAACAAGTTCAACTGATTCAACTAATTCAACTTCAAAAACTCTTCCAAATACTTGAAATCCGGTTGCAATTTTCCTTGATGAGTGATGCATGCACCTTTTATTTCATCTGGCAAATCTGATTCTTCGATAGTTTTACCACAATCACACAATAGCATTTTTTCGATGAACGGCTCTAATGTTTTGGAAAAATAATCGGAAGCTTCTTTGGAAAATTCGCAGGGAAGATTATCTACTACCATATCGGCAAAACCTTCTCCCACCAAACCATCAGTAGCTTCGCCTGTTTTAGCATCATAAATATAAATCGGATCATCCGGATAAGTGGATTTCACAGTTGCTTGAACAGAACCATTTATATCACAGCTAATATCTCCAATTATTATCAGTTTTTGTTTCTCTCCCTGAATTTTTTCCAAATCTATTTTTTTTAAGTAAACAGGACAATCCGGTTCCCAGTATATTGTATTCATATAAACACTACAATAGGGAAGATATCTATCAAATTTAGATCTGTATTCAGAACAATTTTTAAAAAAATTCTGCAAATCAAAATCGCTTCCATCTTTTCTCTGGGCAAGATGTTTTTCTTTGAAAGTAGTTAAATATACTTTATTGTGTTGGTAGTTTTTTTGATGTTCTTTCAATTTATCGGGTTCGATCTCTATGACTGGTAAAGCATTAAGAATTTCTCTGCAACCATAAGA
This genomic interval from Candidatus Cloacimonadota bacterium contains the following:
- the citD gene encoding citrate lyase acyl carrier protein; translated protein: MIVTAGNKGKGIRSDCFVTLEITQSGGINIELISKVQTLFGDSILKLCKEELEFFGIKNCKIKIEDSGALNYILAARIEAAIKKSIETDKEFLLEMLPQNDYRTEKDTYRRSRLYLPGNTPKLALNAGIHSPDGIILDLEDSVAPAKKFEAAILVRNALRSVDFYGAERMVRINQIPRGLDDLDYIIPHNVNLILVPKCESAEQIQQVNQKIEEISEQKISDTKIYLMPIIESALGIIKAFEIASAAENVVSLAIGLEDYTADLGTQRTKEGKETFFARCQIVNAARAAGIQPIDSVFSDVSDMKALKQNVLESKSLGFDGMGCIHPRQIKIIHEYFAPNEKEIEKAKKIVNAFHIATEKGLGVVSLGSKMIDPPVVKRAQRTIEQAIEAGKLEENWREEL